A DNA window from Sulfitobacter sp. BSw21498 contains the following coding sequences:
- a CDS encoding RlmE family RNA methyltransferase, with protein MAKTPTGKTPTGGASGGKTPTGKNTSGRGQRDLKVKVKSARGRKLSSTRWLQRQLNDPYVKRANAEGYRGRAAYKIMELDDKYRFLVPGARIVDLGAAPGGWCQVAVKRCNVLGEKKGKNVGTILGIDLQEMEPIAGCELHQLDFMEDDADEIVKGWLGGKADVVMSDMAASSSGHKQTDHNRIIALCEAAAYFAFDVLEDGGTFVAKVLAGGAEGDLQQLLKRRFAKVANTKPPASRSDSSEKFVVATGFKGVLADDQENL; from the coding sequence ATGGCGAAAACTCCGACAGGCAAGACGCCAACGGGCGGTGCTTCGGGCGGGAAGACCCCCACAGGCAAGAATACATCAGGGCGCGGCCAGCGTGACCTCAAGGTCAAGGTAAAGTCAGCCCGCGGTCGCAAGCTGAGCTCGACTCGCTGGTTGCAGCGCCAATTGAATGACCCATACGTCAAACGCGCCAATGCCGAAGGTTATCGCGGGCGTGCGGCCTATAAGATCATGGAACTTGATGACAAATACCGCTTTCTCGTGCCGGGTGCGCGGATCGTTGACCTTGGGGCGGCCCCTGGTGGCTGGTGTCAGGTCGCGGTGAAACGTTGCAACGTTCTGGGCGAAAAGAAGGGCAAGAACGTCGGCACCATTCTTGGGATCGACCTGCAAGAGATGGAGCCGATTGCAGGCTGCGAATTGCACCAGCTTGATTTCATGGAAGACGACGCAGACGAGATCGTCAAAGGCTGGCTGGGTGGCAAGGCCGATGTGGTGATGTCGGACATGGCGGCGTCAAGCTCGGGCCACAAGCAGACTGACCACAATCGGATCATTGCCCTGTGCGAGGCTGCGGCTTACTTTGCCTTTGATGTACTGGAAGACGGCGGTACCTTTGTCGCCAAAGTACTGGCCGGCGGGGCGGAGGGCGATTTGCAACAGCTGCTCAAGCGTCGGTTCGCCAAGGTCGCCAACACCAAGCCGCCTGCCAGCCGTTCCGACAGCTCCGAGAAATTTGTGGTCGCCACCGGTTTCAAAGGGGTGCTGGCTGACGATCAAGAGAATCTGTAG
- a CDS encoding K+/H+ antiporter subunit F: MIVIALNIAFGAVAVSQLLAMLRLLKGPNTGDRILALDTMVVNAIALIILLGMRLGTAIYFESAMIFAMLGFVSTVAIARFVLRGDIIE; the protein is encoded by the coding sequence ATGATTGTGATTGCTTTGAACATCGCCTTTGGTGCCGTTGCGGTCTCGCAGTTGCTGGCGATGCTACGCTTGCTGAAAGGCCCCAATACCGGCGACCGTATTCTGGCGCTGGATACAATGGTGGTGAATGCGATCGCCCTGATCATCCTGCTGGGTATGCGTTTGGGCACTGCCATCTATTTTGAAAGCGCGATGATCTTTGCCATGCTTGGGTTTGTGTCCACCGTGGCCATCGCGCGCTTTGTCCTGCGAGGTGATATCATTGAGTGA
- a CDS encoding M20/M25/M40 family metallo-hydrolase: protein MSLPDVLARIDSDLDAATDRLLELLRIPSISTDPAFKEDCDRAADWLVEDLNSIGIETTKRPTPGHPMVVGHVDGPADKPHILFYGHYDVQPVDPLNLWNRDPFDPAVEDTAKGRVIRGRGAADDKGQLMTFVESLRAWKAVNGDFPCRMTFFFEGEEESGSPSLVPFMKENAEELRADYAMICDTGMFQSKVPSIVTMLRGLMGEELTITGPDLDLHSGMYGGVSMNPARVLSKVIASLHDDAGRITVPGFYDGVPELPDDIQAQWQGLAFDHDSFLGDVGLSKPAGEQDRMPIEMIWSRPTCEVNGMWSGYTGAGFKTVLPSQAHAKISFRLVGTQDPHVIRESFRKMVTDMMPNDCTASFHAHGSSQGSVFETTAPAFEEARKALTDEWNVPAAYVGCGGSIPIAGHFQKILDTTPVLIGFGKDDDAIHSPNEKYDLESFHKGIRSWARILDAMT from the coding sequence ATGTCCCTACCCGACGTCTTGGCGCGGATCGACAGCGATCTGGATGCGGCCACCGACCGCCTGCTGGAGCTGCTGCGCATCCCCTCTATTTCAACCGACCCCGCGTTCAAGGAAGACTGCGACCGCGCTGCCGACTGGCTGGTCGAGGATCTGAACAGCATCGGTATTGAGACCACCAAACGCCCCACCCCCGGTCACCCGATGGTCGTGGGTCATGTCGATGGCCCCGCAGACAAGCCGCATATCCTGTTCTATGGCCACTATGATGTGCAACCCGTTGATCCGCTAAACCTGTGGAACCGTGATCCCTTTGATCCTGCCGTTGAAGACACAGCAAAGGGCCGCGTGATCCGCGGGCGCGGTGCGGCGGATGACAAGGGCCAACTGATGACCTTTGTCGAATCGTTGCGGGCGTGGAAAGCCGTGAACGGTGACTTCCCCTGCCGGATGACGTTCTTCTTTGAGGGCGAAGAGGAATCGGGCTCGCCATCGCTGGTGCCTTTCATGAAGGAAAACGCCGAAGAGCTGCGCGCCGATTATGCGATGATCTGCGATACAGGCATGTTCCAGTCCAAGGTGCCCTCTATCGTGACCATGTTGCGCGGATTGATGGGCGAAGAGCTCACCATCACAGGCCCCGATCTGGACCTGCATTCCGGCATGTACGGCGGCGTATCGATGAACCCCGCGCGTGTTCTGTCCAAGGTGATCGCATCGCTGCATGACGACGCAGGTCGCATCACCGTGCCGGGTTTCTATGACGGCGTGCCCGAGCTGCCCGACGATATTCAGGCCCAGTGGCAGGGCCTCGCCTTTGATCACGACAGCTTTTTGGGCGACGTTGGCCTGTCCAAACCCGCCGGCGAGCAGGACCGTATGCCGATCGAGATGATCTGGTCGCGCCCCACCTGCGAAGTCAACGGCATGTGGAGCGGCTATACAGGCGCGGGTTTCAAGACCGTGCTGCCGTCGCAGGCACACGCCAAGATCAGCTTCCGTCTGGTGGGCACGCAAGACCCCCACGTCATCCGCGAAAGTTTTCGCAAGATGGTGACCGACATGATGCCCAACGACTGTACAGCGAGCTTCCACGCGCATGGGTCGAGCCAAGGGTCAGTGTTTGAAACCACCGCCCCCGCGTTCGAGGAGGCGCGCAAGGCACTGACAGACGAATGGAATGTGCCCGCCGCCTATGTCGGGTGCGGCGGGTCGATTCCCATCGCAGGCCACTTCCAGAAAATTCTGGATACCACGCCGGTGCTGATTGGATTCGGCAAGGATGACGATGCCATCCATTCTCCGAATGAAAAATACGATCTGGAGAGCTTTCACAAAGGTATCCGAAGCTGGGCACGGATATTGGATGCAATGACCTAA
- a CDS encoding Na+/H+ antiporter subunit G — protein MSDLPLIPEIIISALLIVGGFFTLVGSIGLIKLDNCMSRLHAPTKASTLGVGSLLMAAMIYSFASETGSLHEVLVMAFLFVTAPITGHLIAKVNLHRLHQTKDMPPAPSDHVWGTYSEK, from the coding sequence TTGAGTGATCTGCCCCTAATCCCCGAAATCATCATCTCTGCCCTGTTGATCGTAGGCGGGTTTTTCACACTCGTCGGGTCGATCGGGTTGATCAAGCTCGATAACTGCATGTCGCGGCTCCACGCGCCGACCAAGGCCTCGACACTGGGTGTCGGGTCCTTGTTGATGGCGGCGATGATATATTCCTTCGCGTCCGAGACAGGGTCGCTGCACGAAGTTCTGGTGATGGCGTTCCTGTTTGTGACGGCACCGATCACCGGGCATCTTATCGCCAAAGTAAATCTGCACCGGCTGCATCAAACCAAGGATATGCCGCCAGCCCCCAGTGACCACGTCTGGGGCACTTACTCTGAGAAATAA
- a CDS encoding Ppx/GppA phosphatase family protein yields the protein MAPQRPKGAGALDVPPALSPAPVPPRSTELYAALDLGTNSCRMLIAQPKGSGFHVVDSFSKSVQLGAGLEKTGRLSRGSMTRTIQALRICQQKLRRNKVRRMRLVATEACRRAANGAEFMQRIQRETGLKLDIIKPEEEAQLAVISCAPLVNRKTHNLLVVDIGGGSTELVWIDISKVPKADRAQSIMRLHGGFHQAKTDVPAARVVDWISVPLGVATLRDQFSDVEDDAARFALMSWFFEENLTDFTPYQSIQSQDHFQIVGTSGTVTTVAASHLGLKRYDRTKVDGLRMTSAQIDKVIHSYLAMGPGGRRADPRIGLDRQALIMSGAAILQALMRCWPTDRLSVADRGLREGLLYAQMSADGVLEEGLG from the coding sequence ATGGCGCCACAGCGTCCCAAAGGTGCGGGCGCGCTCGATGTACCGCCGGCTCTGAGCCCCGCGCCAGTTCCGCCCAGATCGACCGAACTTTATGCGGCCCTTGATCTGGGCACAAATAGTTGTCGCATGTTGATCGCACAGCCGAAAGGCAGCGGTTTCCATGTCGTCGATAGCTTCTCGAAGTCCGTCCAGCTTGGGGCGGGGCTCGAGAAAACCGGGCGATTGTCGCGCGGATCGATGACGCGTACCATTCAGGCATTGCGCATTTGTCAGCAAAAGCTGCGCCGCAACAAGGTGCGGCGTATGCGGCTTGTCGCGACCGAGGCGTGCCGCCGTGCCGCCAATGGTGCCGAATTCATGCAGCGTATCCAGCGCGAGACGGGGTTAAAGCTTGATATCATCAAGCCGGAGGAAGAAGCGCAGCTTGCGGTAATTTCCTGCGCGCCACTGGTGAACCGCAAGACCCATAATCTGCTGGTCGTGGATATCGGTGGCGGCTCGACCGAGCTGGTCTGGATCGACATCTCCAAGGTGCCCAAAGCCGACCGTGCGCAATCCATCATGCGGCTGCATGGCGGGTTCCATCAGGCGAAAACCGATGTGCCCGCCGCGCGTGTGGTCGACTGGATCAGTGTGCCATTGGGCGTGGCGACCTTGCGCGACCAATTCTCTGACGTCGAAGATGACGCCGCGCGTTTCGCATTGATGAGCTGGTTCTTCGAGGAGAACCTGACGGACTTTACCCCCTATCAATCCATCCAGTCCCAGGACCATTTCCAGATTGTTGGCACCTCTGGCACGGTCACCACTGTTGCTGCCAGCCATTTGGGTCTAAAGCGCTACGACCGGACCAAGGTGGACGGGCTTCGGATGACCTCGGCGCAGATCGACAAGGTGATCCATTCCTATCTTGCGATGGGGCCGGGGGGGCGGCGTGCCGATCCGCGTATCGGGCTGGACCGTCAGGCGTTGATCATGTCAGGTGCTGCGATTTTGCAGGCGTTGATGCGGTGCTGGCCGACAGATAGATTAAGTGTGGCAGACCGTGGTCTGCGCGAGGGGCTGTTATACGCCCAGATGAGCGCGGATGGCGTTTTGGAAGAAGGATTAGGCTGA
- a CDS encoding Na+/H+ antiporter subunit E, protein MLSRLLPHPMLTAILAIAWCLLVNEIKLGTVVFGVILGLLIPIATAAYWPDRPPVAKPAKLVGYLIMVLWDILVANVVVAMIVLFKSNKNMRPAWVVIPLELRTPEAITMLAGTITLTPGTVSADVSEDGKALLVHALDAANPDEVRDDIKQRYERRLKEIFE, encoded by the coding sequence ATGTTATCCCGACTGCTTCCGCATCCGATGCTGACCGCGATCCTTGCGATTGCGTGGTGTCTGTTGGTCAATGAAATCAAGCTTGGCACTGTTGTATTTGGGGTTATCCTTGGGCTGTTGATCCCCATTGCAACTGCCGCCTATTGGCCTGACCGCCCGCCGGTTGCCAAACCTGCCAAGCTGGTGGGTTATCTGATCATGGTGTTGTGGGATATTCTGGTGGCCAATGTCGTGGTCGCTATGATTGTCTTGTTCAAGTCGAACAAGAACATGCGTCCGGCCTGGGTCGTGATCCCGTTGGAGCTACGCACCCCCGAGGCGATTACCATGTTGGCCGGCACGATTACCCTGACGCCGGGTACGGTTTCTGCCGATGTCTCTGAAGATGGGAAAGCACTTTTGGTGCATGCGCTGGACGCGGCAAATCCTGACGAGGTCCGCGACGACATCAAACAGCGCTATGAGCGTCGCCTGAAGGAGATTTTCGAATGA
- a CDS encoding methylenetetrahydrofolate reductase yields the protein MSLLNFRRKEAPAFELPTPEVAAFLQDYSIEVMPRTAEKVENFRDLLPEGTRVYIAHIDGTPIEDMVATAARLNADGYKVMPHFPARIIKDRATLENWIAMYQGEADVKQGLLLAGGVTTPHGDFSDSMQLMDTGLFDKHGFERLHIAGHPEGNRDIDTDGTRLRVDDALRWKQGFSERTDAKMAIATQFAFEAQPIIEWADTLKHAGIDLPIHIGIAGPAKLQTLIKFAIACGVGPSLRVLQKRAMDVTKLLLPYEPTDVITELATHKAANPDFNITHVHFFPLGGIKTNANWAIENGGPAAQPANSV from the coding sequence ATGTCCCTTTTGAACTTTCGGCGCAAAGAAGCCCCAGCGTTTGAATTGCCCACTCCCGAGGTTGCGGCCTTTTTGCAGGACTATTCGATCGAGGTGATGCCCCGCACGGCGGAAAAGGTCGAAAATTTCCGCGATCTGCTGCCCGAAGGGACACGGGTCTACATCGCGCATATCGATGGCACCCCGATCGAAGACATGGTCGCCACCGCAGCGCGTCTGAACGCCGACGGCTACAAGGTCATGCCCCATTTTCCCGCGCGCATTATCAAGGATCGCGCGACGCTGGAAAACTGGATCGCCATGTATCAGGGCGAGGCTGACGTAAAGCAGGGCTTGCTGCTGGCCGGCGGCGTCACCACACCGCACGGGGATTTCAGCGATTCCATGCAGCTGATGGACACGGGCCTGTTTGACAAACACGGGTTCGAACGTCTGCACATCGCAGGCCACCCCGAAGGCAACCGTGACATCGACACCGACGGCACCCGCCTGCGGGTCGACGATGCACTGCGCTGGAAACAGGGGTTTTCCGAACGCACCGACGCGAAAATGGCCATCGCCACGCAGTTCGCATTCGAGGCGCAGCCAATCATCGAATGGGCCGACACCCTGAAACACGCAGGAATCGACCTGCCGATCCATATCGGTATCGCGGGGCCCGCCAAGCTTCAAACCTTGATCAAATTTGCCATCGCCTGCGGCGTCGGCCCTTCGCTGAGGGTGCTGCAAAAGCGCGCGATGGACGTTACCAAACTGCTGTTGCCCTACGAGCCGACAGATGTGATCACCGAACTGGCCACGCACAAAGCGGCCAACCCAGATTTCAACATTACCCATGTGCATTTCTTCCCGCTGGGTGGGATCAAAACGAATGCAAACTGGGCCATTGAAAATGGCGGACCTGCTGCGCAACCAGCCAACTCCGTCTAA
- a CDS encoding monovalent cation/H+ antiporter subunit D: MTHWLILPIVLPAMLAAFMVLSARYHLLIQRALSVAGTLGLLMLAVGLFWQASDGTVSLYQLGNWAAPFGIVLVADRLSTLMVLLTCVLAVPVLLYAIGSGWDNRGRHFHPLFQFQLMGILGAFLTGDAFNLFVFFEVLLIASYGLMIHAGGQRRLRAGTQYVLYNLLGSTLFLFALGTIYAETGTLNMADLAMRVATLDAGDGAGIRVAAVLLLLVFAVKAAILPLHFWLPASYAEAPAPVAALFAIMTKVGAYCIIRFYTLVFPPDLEITQGLFDVWLMPAALLTVTLGMAGVLGAKRADRMVAFSVIGSMGMLLAAVSVFTPAGISAALYYAIHSTFAAAALFMLIDVIRSRRGAADVAFVDAPPMTGGALVAGMFFVAAIAMTGLPPLSGFVGKLLILDAARSADLMWWVWATILGGSLIAVVGFSRAGSQIFWKAHQRAETPAEDAVAASAAPEGQGVLAMVSVGSLLALLVALTVAAGPVTRVLEATSAQLFDPERYLSIVLTTPGKEITDDHAEDTHGEANGSGYATDGQGADAAAAPEKDH; encoded by the coding sequence ATGACCCATTGGCTTATTCTTCCGATCGTTCTGCCGGCTATGCTGGCGGCTTTCATGGTATTGTCCGCACGCTATCATCTGTTGATCCAGCGCGCCTTGTCAGTTGCGGGGACGCTGGGGCTGCTGATGCTAGCGGTTGGATTGTTCTGGCAGGCCTCTGACGGCACGGTGAGCCTGTACCAGCTTGGCAATTGGGCCGCGCCTTTTGGCATTGTTCTGGTCGCGGATCGTCTGTCGACGTTGATGGTGCTGCTGACCTGTGTGCTTGCAGTGCCGGTGTTGCTGTATGCTATCGGGTCGGGCTGGGACAATCGCGGGCGGCATTTCCATCCACTGTTCCAGTTTCAGTTGATGGGGATATTGGGCGCTTTCCTGACCGGTGATGCGTTCAACCTCTTTGTGTTTTTCGAAGTGCTGCTGATTGCGTCATACGGGTTGATGATCCATGCAGGCGGGCAACGGCGTCTGCGGGCGGGCACGCAATATGTGCTCTATAATCTTTTGGGCTCGACGCTATTCCTGTTCGCGCTTGGCACGATCTATGCAGAAACCGGCACGCTGAACATGGCGGATCTGGCGATGCGCGTGGCTACATTGGACGCAGGCGATGGCGCGGGTATTCGCGTCGCTGCAGTTCTGTTGCTGCTGGTCTTTGCGGTAAAAGCCGCGATCCTGCCGCTGCATTTCTGGCTGCCAGCCAGCTATGCCGAAGCACCGGCGCCGGTGGCGGCGCTATTTGCGATCATGACCAAGGTTGGCGCTTACTGTATCATCCGTTTCTACACGCTGGTCTTCCCTCCTGACCTTGAGATCACGCAAGGACTGTTTGATGTCTGGCTGATGCCTGCGGCGTTGCTGACCGTGACGCTCGGAATGGCGGGCGTGCTGGGAGCGAAACGAGCTGACCGGATGGTCGCGTTTTCCGTGATCGGGTCCATGGGGATGTTGCTGGCCGCCGTGTCGGTCTTTACCCCCGCAGGGATTTCCGCAGCACTTTATTATGCGATCCATTCCACCTTTGCCGCTGCGGCGTTGTTTATGCTGATCGATGTGATCCGCAGTCGGCGCGGCGCGGCAGATGTAGCTTTCGTTGATGCGCCCCCCATGACAGGTGGCGCGCTGGTGGCGGGCATGTTCTTTGTTGCGGCGATTGCCATGACAGGTCTGCCGCCGCTTTCGGGTTTTGTCGGCAAACTGCTGATACTGGATGCGGCACGCAGCGCTGATCTGATGTGGTGGGTCTGGGCGACGATCCTTGGCGGGTCGTTGATCGCGGTCGTTGGTTTCTCTCGGGCTGGCAGCCAAATTTTCTGGAAAGCGCATCAGCGGGCTGAAACGCCTGCAGAGGACGCTGTTGCCGCGTCGGCGGCACCTGAAGGGCAGGGCGTTTTGGCTATGGTTTCCGTTGGCAGCCTGCTGGCCTTGCTTGTCGCGCTGACCGTCGCGGCGGGCCCTGTCACCCGCGTGCTAGAAGCGACGTCGGCACAGCTGTTCGACCCCGAACGCTATCTATCGATTGTCCTGACCACGCCGGGCAAAGAGATCACCGACGATCACGCCGAAGACACTCACGGTGAGGCCAACGGGTCAGGCTATGCTACTGATGGCCAAGGCGCAGACGCCGCCGCTGCACCAGAAAAGGATCACTGA
- a CDS encoding Na+/H+ antiporter subunit C: MELLVASAIGVLTAAGVYLILRLRTFPVIIGTSLVSYAVNVFLFASGRLALNAPPILRDGVEVYTDPLPQALVLTAIVISFGMTAVVVMIAVGSYLSAGDDLVNEPDTLADTKNAEPSQRGGGPA; this comes from the coding sequence ATGGAGCTTTTAGTCGCTTCCGCCATTGGCGTTCTCACTGCTGCCGGGGTCTATTTGATTCTGCGCTTGCGTACCTTTCCTGTGATCATCGGCACGTCGCTGGTCAGCTATGCGGTCAATGTTTTCCTCTTTGCGTCGGGCCGGTTGGCGTTGAATGCGCCGCCGATCCTGCGGGACGGGGTAGAGGTCTATACCGACCCGCTGCCCCAAGCACTGGTGCTAACGGCCATTGTTATTTCCTTTGGCATGACCGCCGTGGTGGTGATGATTGCGGTCGGGTCTTACCTGAGCGCGGGCGATGATCTGGTGAACGAACCCGACACGCTGGCCGACACCAAAAACGCTGAACCCTCACAGCGCGGAGGAGGCCCGGCATGA
- a CDS encoding monovalent cation/H+ antiporter subunit A — translation MSLFLIIALPFLGALLPGLMYQAGRQSCFLVTLLVTACAAIGLATHAPAVLAGEVVTASLTWLPQLGLNVNLFLDPLGLMFAGLILGIGMLIILYARFYLSRDDNMGAFFTYLLLFQGAMVGIVLSDNILMLLIFWELTSLSSFLLIGFWKHLPEGRQGARMALTVTGMGGLAMIGGMLLLGQIVGSYDLTVILENRDLIQASPLYIPALILILLGCFTKSAQFPFHFWLPHAMAAPTPVSAYLHSATMVKAGLFLMARMWPVLSGTEIWIVLVCSAGLITMVLGALIAIFKNDLKALLAFSTVSHLGLITFLLGTGTSFGAMAAVFHILNHASFKAALFMSAGIVDHAVHTRDMTRLGGLRRLMPITFAIATLAALSMAGIPLLNGFLSKEMMLEEALHTTLFGSPYLVAAVATLGALFSAAYSFRFIAHTFFGKVRNDYPAKPHDPEFGLWISPALLIIPVIVIGVAPFLAEPFVRTVTQAVIGSAAEMPSEHIKLWHGFVPALGMSAFAVVGGLILLAAWNPLARLWAATPRPEAKDIFDRIIAGAVGLASLVSERLHNGSFTRYAAIFVTAVVAIGAHAWFTGTDGAPTREMLPITAVGFAGWLMLMIATGFLVTVHRNRLAVLILMGIIGLMVSVGFNYFSAPDLALTQISVEVVTIVLLLLALNFMPNSTPKESTVLHRSRDIVVSVVAGLAAAGLIYSILMSDFPIASIADYHLANSYKGGGGTNVVNVILVDFRGFDTFGEIIVLGIAALVIYALTEALLSGPVRARLLNRGYEEKRAGDAHPMMMVVLTRVLMPVVLLVGVYIFLRGHNEPGGGFVAGLIVAIAVVMQYMASGFAWADNRQRYPYHGIIGAGVLCAGLTGIGAWFAGAPFLSSAFGYFRIPPMEKFELATAMGFDLGVFLAVVGAVMLSLESFSRLGRRAGIEESEHPMDIDPSRDEPKTETET, via the coding sequence ATGTCATTGTTCCTGATTATAGCCCTCCCGTTTCTTGGCGCCTTGCTGCCCGGCCTGATGTATCAGGCCGGCCGACAAAGCTGCTTTTTGGTGACCCTTCTGGTGACGGCCTGCGCCGCGATCGGCCTTGCGACACACGCGCCGGCTGTCCTTGCGGGCGAGGTCGTGACCGCTAGCCTCACGTGGCTGCCTCAGCTGGGGTTGAACGTGAACCTCTTCCTCGATCCGTTGGGGTTGATGTTTGCGGGTCTGATCCTTGGAATCGGGATGTTGATCATCCTTTATGCGCGGTTCTACCTGTCGCGTGACGACAATATGGGCGCGTTCTTCACCTATCTACTGCTGTTCCAAGGCGCGATGGTCGGGATCGTTCTGTCGGACAACATATTGATGTTGCTCATTTTCTGGGAACTCACGTCGCTATCGTCCTTCCTGCTGATCGGGTTCTGGAAGCATCTGCCCGAGGGGCGTCAGGGCGCGCGTATGGCCCTGACTGTAACGGGCATGGGTGGCCTGGCGATGATCGGTGGCATGCTGCTGCTGGGGCAGATTGTGGGCAGCTATGATTTGACGGTGATCCTTGAAAATCGTGACCTTATTCAGGCGTCGCCGCTGTATATCCCCGCGCTGATCCTGATTCTGCTGGGGTGTTTCACCAAGTCCGCGCAATTCCCGTTCCACTTCTGGCTGCCGCACGCCATGGCGGCACCAACGCCGGTCTCGGCCTATCTGCACTCTGCCACGATGGTGAAGGCGGGGCTGTTCTTGATGGCGCGGATGTGGCCGGTTCTGTCGGGCACGGAAATCTGGATCGTGTTGGTCTGCTCTGCCGGGTTGATCACGATGGTCCTTGGTGCGCTGATCGCGATCTTTAAAAACGACCTCAAGGCGCTGTTGGCATTTTCCACCGTGTCGCATCTGGGTTTGATCACGTTCCTGCTGGGCACCGGCACGTCCTTTGGCGCGATGGCGGCTGTATTCCACATTCTGAACCACGCGAGCTTTAAGGCGGCCTTGTTCATGAGCGCCGGTATTGTCGATCACGCGGTCCATACCCGCGACATGACCCGTCTGGGCGGGCTGCGCCGGTTGATGCCGATCACCTTTGCGATTGCAACACTGGCTGCGTTGTCTATGGCGGGTATCCCGTTGCTTAATGGGTTCTTGTCAAAAGAGATGATGCTGGAAGAGGCGCTGCACACAACGTTGTTCGGTTCGCCCTATCTGGTGGCGGCTGTGGCGACGCTGGGGGCATTGTTCTCTGCTGCGTATAGCTTCCGCTTTATCGCGCATACCTTCTTTGGCAAGGTCCGGAACGACTATCCGGCCAAGCCCCACGATCCCGAATTCGGTCTGTGGATTTCGCCCGCCTTGCTGATCATCCCCGTGATCGTGATCGGTGTGGCTCCGTTTCTGGCGGAACCTTTTGTTCGTACCGTGACGCAAGCCGTGATCGGCTCTGCTGCTGAAATGCCAAGCGAACATATCAAGCTGTGGCACGGGTTTGTGCCCGCTCTCGGGATGTCAGCGTTTGCTGTGGTCGGTGGTTTGATCCTGCTGGCGGCGTGGAACCCGTTGGCGCGTCTTTGGGCCGCGACCCCGCGCCCCGAGGCAAAGGACATCTTTGACCGGATTATCGCAGGCGCTGTCGGGCTCGCAAGCCTCGTGTCGGAGCGTCTGCATAACGGTTCCTTCACCCGCTACGCCGCGATCTTTGTGACCGCCGTCGTCGCCATTGGAGCACACGCATGGTTCACCGGCACCGACGGCGCACCTACGCGCGAGATGCTGCCGATAACGGCAGTGGGCTTTGCCGGCTGGTTGATGTTGATGATCGCGACGGGGTTCTTGGTCACGGTGCACCGGAACCGTCTGGCGGTTCTGATCCTGATGGGGATCATCGGCCTGATGGTATCCGTCGGGTTCAACTACTTCTCGGCCCCCGATCTTGCGCTCACCCAGATCTCGGTCGAGGTGGTGACGATCGTGCTGTTGTTGCTGGCGTTGAACTTCATGCCCAACAGCACGCCTAAGGAAAGCACTGTTTTGCATCGTAGCCGCGATATCGTGGTGTCGGTTGTGGCAGGGCTGGCCGCGGCGGGGTTGATCTATTCAATCCTGATGTCGGATTTCCCGATTGCCTCTATCGCGGACTACCACCTTGCCAATTCCTACAAAGGCGGCGGCGGGACCAATGTGGTGAACGTGATCCTTGTAGACTTCCGTGGCTTTGACACCTTTGGCGAAATCATCGTGCTCGGGATTGCTGCGCTGGTGATCTATGCCCTGACAGAGGCGCTTTTGTCAGGCCCCGTGCGCGCACGTTTGCTGAACCGTGGCTATGAGGAAAAGCGCGCGGGCGACGCCCACCCGATGATGATGGTGGTGCTGACCCGCGTCTTGATGCCTGTCGTGTTGCTGGTAGGTGTTTATATCTTCCTGCGTGGACACAACGAACCGGGCGGCGGGTTTGTCGCCGGTCTGATCGTGGCGATTGCGGTCGTGATGCAGTATATGGCCAGCGGCTTTGCTTGGGCCGACAACCGCCAGCGCTATCCTTATCACGGCATCATCGGGGCAGGGGTGCTTTGTGCCGGTCTGACCGGTATCGGCGCGTGGTTCGCCGGGGCCCCTTTCCTGTCCTCCGCGTTCGGCTATTTCCGCATTCCCCCAATGGAGAAATTTGAGCTGGCGACCGCGATGGGCTTTGACCTTGGGGTGTTCCTTGCGGTGGTCGGCGCGGTGATGCTGTCGCTTGAAAGCTTCTCGCGGCTGGGGCGTCGTGCGGGCATCGAGGAAAGCGAACACCCTATGGATATCGACCCGTCACGGGATGAACCGAAAACCGAGACGGAGACCTGA
- a CDS encoding virulence factor — MPEVTIVYWRDIPAQVIVGKGRRGSKRPLPERFEQAIDRAAMKIGADDSDSYLAEWRKADPYTVDGDPDAVADAEVVRIDTEYDRDRIKTLIANDGWA, encoded by the coding sequence ATGCCCGAAGTTACCATCGTCTATTGGCGTGATATTCCAGCACAGGTCATCGTTGGCAAAGGCCGGCGCGGATCAAAGCGCCCGCTGCCCGAACGGTTTGAACAGGCCATCGACCGCGCCGCGATGAAAATCGGCGCGGATGACAGCGATTCCTATCTTGCCGAATGGCGCAAGGCCGATCCCTATACGGTCGACGGCGATCCCGACGCCGTGGCCGATGCCGAAGTCGTGCGTATCGATACCGAATACGACCGCGACCGCATCAAGACATTGATTGCCAATGACGGCTGGGCCTGA